One genomic window of Marinobacter adhaerens HP15 includes the following:
- a CDS encoding TonB-dependent receptor family protein: MFKPCRLSLAVAISLAPGLNWAAGDNQPQMLEPMEIIGDASAVQTLPGSGYVVGEQQMKTEVETDINQVLKTVPGVYVREEEGLGLRPNIGIRGATAERSSNVTLMEDGILIAPAPYSNPAAYYFPTLKRMSSLEVLKGAPLLRYGPQTTGGVVNLISTPIPDQRQGYIESVTNDRGSTDVHVTYGDTAGDWGYLLETVQRSAKGFKEIDRSNRDTGFDIEDYVGKLRWQGERQSVTAKLQYSEETSNSSYLGLTDADFSQDPNRRYGLSSIDQMNNTHSGISLTHQFDWSNTVSSTATLYRNDFKRNWFKLSGGGSIIDSANGGDANAQGILDGTVDASGLDYKNNARDYLSEGVQVNFDVDMGSHQFDFGARYHEDEMDRFQPVDVYDQVNGSLVFQNTVAPTGSNNRFETGEALSFWALDTWQATDKLSVNLALRYEDVKTGRTQYADPGRTTIDSTRANESAELLPGTSFTYDLSQSWQVLGGVHRGFSPLGGGAKANEEPETSKNWEAGLRYFGNAFFAEMIGFYSDFSNKAENCSVGSPCSNGATSGSFVTGEAEISGVEFQLQTGTRAGEFYLPVSLTYTFTQAEISKDNAASGLTKGEQLKDVPENQMSFRTGMEHPSGWDNYLVATYVDEMCVSAGCNNTATKLDETESLFLVDFISRYALTASADVFLKVDNVFDEQQIVSRLPDGAMANLPRTASLGISVNF; the protein is encoded by the coding sequence ATGTTTAAACCTTGCCGACTATCACTGGCCGTGGCAATCAGCCTTGCCCCGGGTCTGAACTGGGCCGCCGGAGATAACCAGCCCCAGATGCTTGAACCCATGGAAATCATTGGCGATGCTTCTGCCGTCCAGACCTTGCCAGGGTCAGGCTACGTTGTTGGTGAGCAGCAGATGAAAACCGAAGTTGAGACCGACATCAACCAGGTACTGAAAACCGTTCCGGGTGTCTATGTGCGGGAAGAGGAAGGCCTGGGTCTGCGACCTAACATCGGCATCCGCGGCGCCACGGCCGAGCGCAGCAGCAATGTCACCCTGATGGAAGATGGCATTCTTATCGCACCGGCGCCCTACTCCAATCCGGCCGCCTATTATTTCCCGACGCTGAAGCGGATGTCCTCGCTGGAAGTGCTCAAGGGTGCCCCGCTGCTGCGCTATGGCCCGCAAACCACCGGTGGTGTCGTCAACCTGATTTCCACACCCATTCCCGATCAGCGGCAGGGCTATATTGAGTCCGTCACCAACGACCGCGGCTCCACCGACGTTCATGTAACCTACGGTGACACGGCCGGCGACTGGGGCTACCTGCTTGAGACCGTCCAGCGCTCCGCGAAAGGCTTCAAGGAAATTGACCGCAGCAACCGCGATACCGGCTTTGATATCGAAGACTATGTCGGCAAACTACGCTGGCAGGGAGAGCGCCAGAGCGTGACCGCCAAGCTGCAATACTCCGAGGAAACCTCCAACTCCAGTTACCTCGGCCTGACCGATGCGGACTTCAGCCAGGATCCGAACCGGCGTTACGGGTTGTCCAGCATCGACCAGATGAACAATACCCACTCCGGTATCAGCCTGACCCATCAGTTCGATTGGAGTAACACCGTAAGCAGCACGGCCACCCTCTATCGCAACGACTTCAAGCGGAACTGGTTCAAGCTCAGCGGCGGCGGAAGCATCATCGACTCGGCAAACGGCGGCGACGCCAATGCCCAGGGTATTCTGGACGGCACAGTTGATGCCAGCGGTCTGGATTACAAAAACAACGCCAGGGACTACCTGTCCGAGGGCGTGCAGGTAAACTTTGATGTCGACATGGGCAGCCACCAGTTTGATTTCGGCGCCCGCTACCACGAAGATGAAATGGATCGTTTCCAGCCAGTCGATGTTTATGACCAGGTCAACGGCTCTCTGGTGTTCCAGAACACTGTCGCCCCCACGGGCAGCAATAATCGCTTTGAGACCGGCGAGGCCCTGAGCTTCTGGGCGCTCGACACCTGGCAGGCGACGGACAAGCTCAGCGTTAACCTCGCCCTGCGCTACGAGGATGTGAAAACCGGTCGCACCCAATACGCGGATCCCGGCCGCACAACCATCGACAGCACCCGCGCCAATGAGAGTGCTGAACTCCTGCCCGGCACTTCCTTTACCTATGACCTATCCCAAAGCTGGCAGGTTCTGGGTGGCGTACACCGGGGTTTCTCACCTCTCGGGGGTGGTGCCAAGGCAAACGAAGAGCCGGAAACCAGCAAGAACTGGGAGGCCGGCCTCCGGTACTTTGGCAATGCGTTCTTCGCGGAAATGATCGGCTTCTACAGCGACTTCTCCAACAAGGCCGAAAACTGTTCCGTGGGATCGCCGTGCAGCAATGGCGCCACCTCTGGCAGTTTTGTAACCGGCGAGGCTGAAATTTCCGGTGTTGAGTTCCAGCTCCAGACCGGCACGCGGGCGGGCGAGTTCTACCTTCCGGTTAGCCTTACCTACACCTTTACCCAAGCGGAAATCAGCAAGGACAATGCTGCCTCGGGCCTGACAAAAGGTGAGCAGCTCAAAGACGTACCTGAAAACCAGATGAGCTTCCGGACAGGCATGGAACACCCAAGTGGCTGGGACAACTACCTTGTGGCCACCTACGTCGATGAAATGTGCGTCAGCGCAGGTTGCAACAACACCGCCACGAAACTGGACGAGACCGAGTCCCTGTTCCTGGTTGATTTCATCAGCCGCTACGCACTGACCGCCAGTGCGGATGTCTTCCTGAAAGTGGACAATGTGTTCGATGAGCAGCAAATTGTCTCACGTTTGCCCGATGGCGCCATGGCAAACCTACCACGCACCGCTTCATTGGGGATAAGCGTCAACTTCTGA